A single region of the Mustela lutreola isolate mMusLut2 chromosome 2, mMusLut2.pri, whole genome shotgun sequence genome encodes:
- the JAM2 gene encoding junctional adhesion molecule B isoform X3 has protein sequence MASDSVRSGGRKLSPHPQVLTFFQSWDHKAYGFSAPKDHQVVTAIEYQEVILACKSPKKTISSRLEWKKLGRSVSFVYYQQALQGDFKDRAEMIDFSIRIKNVTRTDAGKYRCEVSAPSEQGQNLEEDTVTLEVLVAPAVPTCEVPSSALSGTVVELRCQDKEGNPAPEYTWFKDGIPLSENSKLGSQSTNSSYTVNTKSGTLQFNTVSKLDSGEYSCEARNSVGHRRCPGKRMQVDDLNVSGIIAAVVVVALVISVCGLGVCYAQRKGYFSTENVLGDR, from the exons atcATAAGGCCTATGGATTCTCCGCCCCAAAAGACCATCAAGTGGTCACAGCGATAGAATATCAAG aGGTTATTTTAGCCTGTAAATCCCCAAAGAAGACCATTTCCTCCAGATTAGAGTGGAAGAAACTGGGCCGGAGTGTCTCCTTTGTCTACTACCAACAGGCTCTTCAAG gtGATTTTAAAGATCGAGCTGAGATGATAGATTTCAGTATACGGATCAAAAATGTTACACGAACTGATGCTGGGAAATATCGCTGTGAAGTTAGCGCCCCATCTGAGCAAGGCCAGAACCTGGAAGAAGATACGGTCACTCTAGAAGTCCTAG TGGCTCCAGCAGTTCCAACCTGTGAAGTACCCAGTTCTGCTCTGAGTGGAACTGTGGTAGAGCTTCGATGTCAAGACAAAGAAGGGAATCCCGCCCCTGAGTACACATGGTTTAAAGATGGCATCCCTTTGTCAGAGAATTCAAAACTTGGCTCCCAAAGCACCAACAGCTCCTATACAGTGAACACAAAATCTGGAACTCTG CAATTTAACACTGTTTCGAAACTAGACAGTGGAGAGTATTCCTGTGAAGCCCGTAATTCTGTTGGACATCGCAGGTGTCCGGGGAAACGAATGCAAGTAG ATGATCTCAACGTAAGTGGCATCATAGCAGCTGTAGTAGTCGTGGCCTTAGTGATTTCAGTTTGTGGCCTTGGCGTGTGCTATGCTCAGAGGAAAGGCTACTTTTCAA CAGAAAATGTCCTAGGTGACAGGTAG